The following proteins are co-located in the Cutaneotrichosporon cavernicola HIS019 DNA, chromosome: 3 genome:
- a CDS encoding uncharacterized protein (Transglutaminase-like superfamily), translated as MTMSDDEPVFTSLKDRIAALNLQQGSAPVPMKAPPPKPKKFAPIPCRDPSPVSAVSSTSSYAPTPLRPPLPPKPPLPSKANKPAHPLPGRHLPTHNVDNPVRIPDSPERTAPPPLPARKASSELALSPRRPSVETSASAGRIPPSIPERRPNVNGDGDLEALEPPARPTPPLPSRKPELPPRLPARQQDEHEDHTLSTSPTPTKTKPAPELARRTLPPNVLRGPSPPPAPTSHPSNGPPPIPLHSRPPPVPLGSRPKSSPAAVAAPPAAGGPINMPPLNCLVCRDYTQPDEVAAQYPRENLPHDPIPYLADVLCSPFEYLADKARAIFTWCHHNIEYDVANFLANTVPRGHTAEDTIRNGKGVCDGFSRVYEAIAQAAGMECVRVSGHGKGFGYKSPGAGVISPFTANHAWNAVVLDDGRWKLIDACWGAGSLVNHAWEQKLKPNEFTKSNDAFGLRHFPQNPSEQFREDGREMSWEEYICDNGGEPATFCGNAYDEGLDPTGLEPAMRRLEPRALSQAGLVRFQVPWVCDHWSDNVVTPKGGPQLAMVNTNDDYFPMEYNGDWWYIDIPADKIRGKTMIVGLDKVNGVDARGTTREEFLRLKGRIGYSLVAFVQYDVV; from the exons ATGACAATGTCAGACGACGAACCAGTCTTCACGTCGCTCAAGGACCGCATCGCCGCTCTCAACCTTCAGCAGGGCAGTGCGCCGGTGCCCATGAAagcaccgccacccaagcccaagaagtTTGCCCCCATCCCGTGCCGTGACCCCTCCCCTGTGTCCGCAgtctcctccacctcctcatatgcgccgacgccgctccGTCCCCCACTGCCCCCAAAGCCCCCTCTTCCCAGCAAAGCGAATAAGCcagctcatcctcttccaggccgccacctccccacccaCAA CGTCGATAACCCTGTTCGAATACCGGATTCCCCAGAACGCAcagcaccgccgccgcttccTGCACGCAAGGCGAGCTCCGAGCTGGCACTTTCCCCGCGACGGCCTTCGGTCGAAACGAGCGCATCGGCTGGGCGGATTCCACCCTCGATTCCTGAGCGGCGCCCCAACGTCAACGGCGATGgtgacctcgaggcgctcgagccaCCGGCACGCCCCACACCTCCGCTACCCAGTCGCAAGCCCGAActgccgccgcgcctcccagctcgccaacaGGACGAGCATGAAGATCACACTCTatcaacctcgccaacacCCACTAAGACTAAGCCGGCACCGGAACTTGCCCGCCGTACTCTACCGCCAAACGTTCTTCGAGGTCCCTCTCCACCGCCCGCTCCCACATCTCATCCCAGCAATGGCCCAcctcccatccctctcCATTCACGTCCTCCCCCCGTACCCCTCGGTTCTAGGCCGAAGTCGTCGCCCGCGGCGGTTGCTGCTCCACCAGCCGCCGGAGGACCGATCAACATGCCACCCCTCAACTGCCTAGTGTGCCGCGACTACACGCAGCCGGACGAAGTAGCAGCACAGTACCCCCGCGAGAACCTGCCGCACGACCCCATCCCGTACTTGGCCGACGTCCTTTGCTCGCCTTTCGAGTACTTGGCGGacaaggcgcgcgcgatcTTCACTTGGTGTCATCACAACATCGAGTACGATGTGGCGAACTTCTTGGCCAATACCGTCCCGCGCGGTCACACCGCCGAGGACACGATCCGCAACGGAAAGGGTGTCTGTGACGGGTTCTCCCGCGTGTATGAAGCGATCGCGCAGGCAGCGGGGATGGAGTGTGTGAGGGTGAGCGGACACGGAAAGGGGTTCGGTTACAAGTCGCCTGGGGCAGGTGTGATCTCGCCCTTCACCGCGAACCACGCGTGGAACGCGGTagtcctcgacgacggaCGGTGGAAGCTGATCGACGCGTGCTGGGGAGCCGGGAGCCTGGTCAATCACGCGTGGGAACAGAAACTGAAACCGAATGAGTTTACTAAGAGCAACGACGCTTTCGGCCTCCGCCACTTCCCCCAGAATCCAAGCGAGCAGTTCCGGGAAGACGGCCGAGAGATGTCATGGGAGGAGTACATCTGCGACAACGGCGGCGAACCGGCAACGTTCTGCGGGAACGCATACGATGAGGGCTTAGACCCTACGGGACTAGAACCAGCcatgcgccgcctcgagccgCGCGCACTCTCGCAGGCAGGCCTAGTCCGCTTCCAGGTCCCATGGGTGTGCGATCACTGGAGTGACAATGTCGTCACTCCCAAGGGCGGCCCGCAACTCGCGATGGTAAACACGAACGACGACTACTTTCCCATGGAGTATAATGGCGACTGGTGGTATATCGACATCCCAGCAGACAAGATCCGAGGCAAGACGATGATTGTCGggctcgacaaggtcaacgGCGTTGACGCGCGGGGCACGACACGGGAAGAGTTCCTCCGCCTAAAGGGCCGAATTGGATACAGCCTGGTTGCTTTTGTACAGTACGATGTGGTGTAA